In Solea senegalensis isolate Sse05_10M linkage group LG18, IFAPA_SoseM_1, whole genome shotgun sequence, a single window of DNA contains:
- the cmn gene encoding calymmin isoform X6 — MGRRLLHSAVILWLVQTVCAHGYGAVSGGSTGQGPRPNGHNPQNGGGVGRMLMPSKGVGHTMGPQNGYGGYPSKGTGYGPTAGVSGPNGAKANGYGAAAGVAHGRSMKGYGGQAGQGHGHQMKGNGYGAQAGGFGGKATKGLGYGGAGVLGGNGANGHSAAATKGQGAAAGQPSGNGARANGQGGVGGKPMKGYGRPSYGAVSGPGVGVGPSRGLGVPQLTRNQGRAYNNNGYNGYGAQPMGGYNGGYGHAGSSLGPRYGNGGMKGPKHGSSGVAGVPNGHGVKTNGYAGARASVGHGAIPNGHGYPHGGATKPANTGYGSFPNGYGNKPKGYGASRGGAVRPQPGFGNGAVHSGYGGKPSGHGVRNGAVLGGYGGNRGGSKPQTTKGVGALLPSQGAKIPGTGYGMMPNGKSTMGAGATNGKGLKGGVFSPAQPSAAPQEAVILQQAMIQGALSGLPVAPEMTQEKNQKLPFALPQGKSYKQTPLNLQGIPEPAPAFSHGTDPLAALESIPEPGLMGPQGKGLKLSTPVSAPVVPQSNPEPEPASNQGYVTGSAVPEQIGPETDVVFGVDSTAEAGVSTENIKADPETVSANIAARLIPEETLTVAVPEPKETDIQSQPEAAPPHSLGVNGLHAEQTGATENREASLSKGQGAKSAKPDCGPSGIPNGQWMKLPGPDYNAGAGGSTGMQTKGYGASAGGFSNGGGAKANKPGYGTGGYAVPGLSHGYGAGLRYAYAGNPKQPGYGQGAFLGAGYGNPYGGNADVGEASKSGFGNGYIAGVQPDYASLGQGVPAADAQSGVAAQVPYNGAPIVPAGLDGASQFELQSAGLVPNGKLGGMYGGMGGVPFGGQTLGMGAEKSSKKYGIGGLQFGAQPLTPGTPGAGKYGYGAGAYGPTGYNGFPSNGQLLGHGSTGHIPGKYGYGQMLYEAQQAGRSPEAKSAGKYGLAGSPYQPETLGLGQTGQLAGDYENQGLHHSQPLESAPEATAGVEYDAAGLPYESLPSELHSPGKSYVKKQLLTPAAARESEGLSVDRYDNVDYINGHVQPQVVAYPAATTPSPTLVSAPSLTDDAVPRVGVEDLPGNTGPVNLSLDSAPATETQGVVQVAEEPDDLLQEQLPRQIHIQQQLKLHFHPQGAKNSKHDLSSFFGNSGFQG, encoded by the exons ATGGGTCGACGACTACTTCACAGTGCAGTGATCCTTTGGCTGGTGCAGACAGTGTGTGCACACG GTTACGGTGCTGTATCTGGAGGTTCCACTGGACAAGGGCCACGACCTAACG gACACAATCCCCAGAATGGTGGAGGTGTAGGCAGAATGCTGATGCCATCAAAGG GTGTGGGTCACACGATGGGTCCACAGAATGGATATGGTGGATACCCTTCAAAAGGCACAG GTTATGGGCCAACAGCTGGAGTTTCAGGTCCAAATGGAGCCAAAGCAAACg GCTatggagcagcagctggtgtgGCACATGGCAGATCGATGAAAG GATATGGTGGTCAGGCTGGTCAAGGCCATGGACATCAAATGAAAGGCAACG GTTATGGTGCTCAAGCTGGTGGATTTGGTGGAAAAGCAACTAAAGGCCTTG GTTATGGTGGTGCAGGTGTTCTGGGTGGAAATGGAGCCAATG GTCACAGTGCTGCTGCAACAAAAG GTCAGGGAGCAGCAGCTGGTCAGCCCAGTGGCAATGGAGCGAGAGCAAATG GACAGGGAGGAGTTGGAGGTAAACCCATGAAGGGGTATGGTCGTCCATCTTATGGAGCAG TTTCAGGCCCAGGTGTGGGAGTGGGACCCTCCAGAGGTCTGGGAGTACCTCAGCTCACCAGGAACCAAGGGAGGG CATACAACAATAATGGTTATAATGGTTATGGAGCTCAGCCAATGGGAG GCTACAATGGTGGTTACGGTCATGCTGGTTCAAGTCTGGGACCTCGTTATGGAAATGGAGGAATGAAGGGACCAAAGCACG GTTCAAGTGGTGTAGCTGGAGTTCCCAATGGACATGGTGTGAAAACCAATG GTTATGCTGGAGCCAGAGCTTCTGTTGGACATGGAGCCATTCCAAACG GACACGGATACCCACATGGTGGCGCTACCAAGCCGGCAAATACAG GCTATGGCAGCTTTCCCAATGGTTATGGCAACAAACCTAAAG GATATGGAGCCTCCAGAGGAGGTGCGGTGAGACCCCAACCAG GTTTTGGAAATGGAGCTGTTCACTCTGGATATGGCGGTAAACCCAGTG GTCATGGAGTTAGAAATGGTGCTGTATTGGGTGGATATGGAG GAAACAGAGGAGGCTCAAAACCTCAAACTACCAAAGGAGTCGGGGCTCTGTTACCCAGCCAAGGTGCTAAAATACCCGGTACTG GTTACGGCATGATGCCAAATGGGAAGAGTACAATGGGTGCAGGTGCTACCAATGGGAAAGGCCTAAAAGGTGgagttttctctcctgctcagCCAAGTGCAGCACCACAGGAGGCTGTTATCCTGCAGCAAGCAATGATTCAAGGCGCACTGTCTGGTCTGCCTGTCGCTCCTGAGATGACACAGGAGAAAAATCAAAAGCTGCCGTTTGCTCTGCCTCAAGGAAAAAGCTACAAACAGACACCGCTGAACCTTCAGGGTATACCAGAGCCAGCACCAGCATTCTCTCATGGAACTGACCCACTGGCTGCACTCGAATCCATACCAGAACCTGGTCTTATGGGCCCCCAGGGAAAGGGTCTGAAGTTGTCCACACCTGTATCTGCACCAGTGGTTCCCCAGAGTAatccagaaccagaaccagcaaGTAACCAAG GTTATGTGACTGGAAGCGCTGTGCCTGAGCAAATAGGCCCAGAGACAGACGTTGTGTTTGGTGTAGACAGCACCGCTGAGGCGGGTGTTTCCACTGAAAACATCAAAGCTGATCCTGAAACAGTGTCAGCGAACATCGCAGCGCGTCTCATACCTGAGGAGACACTGACTGTGGCTGTGCCTGAACCAAAGGAGACAGACATCCAGAGTCAGCCTGAGGCAGCGCCTCCTCACAGCCTCGGGGTCAATGGTCTCCATGCAGAACAAACTGGGGCAACTG AGAACAGGGAAGCTTCACTCTCCAAAGGACAAGGAGCTAAATCAGCTAAACCTG ACTGTGGACCATCAGGAATACCAAATGGACAATGGATGAAATTACCTGGACCAG ACTACAATGCAGGTGCTGGAGGATCCACTGGCATGCAGACCAAAG GATATGGTGCCAGTGCAGGAGGATTTTCAAATGGAGGAGGAGCTAAAGCAAACAAACCAG GTTATGGCACAGGAGGCTACGCTGTCCCTGGACTCAGCCATGGCTATGGAGCTG GTCTTAGATATGCTTATGCAGGAAACCCTAAACAGCCtg GTTACGGTCAAGGAGCATTCCTTGGAGCTGGATATGGAAATccatatggag GAAATGCAGATGTGGGCGAAGCATCTAAATCAG GCTTTGGAAATGGCTATATTGCTGGTGTTCAGCCTGACTATGCAA GTCTGGGTCAAGGTGTCCCCGCTGCTGATGCCCAGTCAG GTGTTGCTGCACAGGTCCCTTACAATGGAGCACCAATCGTTCCTGCAGGACTAGATG GCGCTAGCCAGTTTGAACTCCAGTCTGCCGGCCTTGTTCCAAATGGAAAATTGGGCGGCATGTATGgtg GAATGGGCGGTGTACCTTTTGGTGGTCAGACACTTGGAATGGGTGCAGAGAAGTCAAGTAAGAAATATG GCATTGGTGGTTTGCAATTTGGGGCACAACCCCTCACTCCAGGAACTCCTGGAGCCGGGAAGTATG GATATGGTGCAGGAGCATATGGACCCACAG GATATAACGGGTTCCCCAGCAATGGGCAGCTTCTGGGTCATGGCAGTACTGGTCATATACCTGGTAAATATG GTTATGGACAGATGCTTTATGAAGCTCAACAAGCTGGGCGGAGTCCTGAAGCCAAGTCTGCTGGCAAATATg gtCTGGCTGGTTCACCGTATCAGCCTGAAACTCTCGGACTTGGACAAACTGGACAGTTAGCGGGCGACTATG AAAACCAGGGACTGCATCACTCACAGCCTCTTGAATCTGCACCTGAAGCCACAGCTGGTGTAGAatatg ATGCAGCTGGTTTGCCATATGAGTCTCTGCCGTCTGAGCTCCATTCACCTGGAAAATCCTATG TGAAGAAACAGCTACTGACTCCAGCAGCTGCACGAGAAAGTGAGGGACTCTCTGTGGATAGATATG ATAACGTGGACTACATTAATGGACACGTGCAGCCCCAAG TTGTCGCATATCCTGCAGCTACCACTCCCAGCCCCACCCTGGTCTCTGCCCCCTCCCTCACCGATGACGCGGTGCCCAGAGTAGGTGTTGAAGACTTGCCCGGAAACACGGGCCCGGTCAACCTCAGCCTTGACTCCGCCCCCGCCACAGAGACGCAGGGCGTGGTTCAGGTGGCAGAAGAACCTGACGACCTGCTACAAGAGCAGCTTCCGAGGCAGATACACATTCAACAGCAGCTCAAGCTGCACTTTCACCCACAAG GAGCAAAGAACAGCAAACATGATCTGAGCAGTTTCTTTGGAAACAGTGGTTTTCAAG GTTAA
- the cmn gene encoding calymmin isoform X3: MGRRLLHSAVILWLVQTVCAHGYGAVSGGSTGQGPRPNGHNPQNGGGVGRMLMPSKGVGHTMGPQNGYGGYPSKGTGYGPTAGVSGPNGAKANGYGAAAGVAHGRSMKGYGGQAGQGHGHQMKGNGYGAQAGGFGGKATKGLGYGGAGVLGGNGANGHSAAATKGQGAAAGQPSGNGARANGQGGVGGKPMKGYGRPSYGAVSGPGVGVGPSRGLGVPQLTRNQGRAYNNNGYNGYGAQPMGGYNGGYGHAGSSLGPRYGNGGMKGPKHGSSGVAGVPNGHGVKTNGYAGARASVGHGAIPNGHGYPHGGATKPANTGYGSFPNGYGNKPKGYGASRGGAVRPQPGFGNGAVHSGYGGKPSGHGVRNGAVLGGYGGNRGGSKPQTTKGVGALLPSQGAKIPGYGGPAGGPTGQLAKAANAGYGMMPNGKSTMGAGATNGKGLKGGVFSPAQPSAAPQEAVILQQAMIQGALSGLPVAPEMTQEKNQKLPFALPQGKSYKQTPLNLQGIPEPAPAFSHGTDPLAALESIPEPGLMGPQGKGLKLSTPVSAPVVPQSNPEPEPASNQGYVTGSAVPEQIGPETDVVFGVDSTAEAGVSTENIKADPETVSANIAARLIPEETLTVAVPEPKETDIQSQPEAAPPHSLGVNGLHAEQTGATENREASLSKGQGAKSAKPDCGPSGIPNGQWMKLPGPDYNAGAGGSTGMQTKGYGASAGGFSNGGGAKANKPGYGTGGYAVPGLSHGYGAGLRYAYAGNPKQPGYGQGAFLGAGYGNPYGGNADVGEASKSGFGNGYIAGVQPDYASLGQGVPAADAQSGVAAQVPYNGAPIVPAGLDGASQFELQSAGLVPNGKLGGMYGGMGGVPFGGQTLGMGAEKSSKKYGIGGLQFGAQPLTPGTPGAGKYGYGAGAYGPTGYNGFPSNGQLLGHGSTGHIPGKYGYGQMLYEAQQAGRSPEAKSAGKYGLAGSPYQPETLGLGQTGQLAGDYENQGLHHSQPLESAPEATAGVEYDAAGLPYESLPSELHSPGKSYVKKQLLTPAAARESEGLSVDRYDNVDYINGHVQPQVVAYPAATTPSPTLVSAPSLTDDAVPRVGVEDLPGNTGPVNLSLDSAPATETQGVVQVAEEPDDLLQEQLPRQIHIQQQLKLHFHPQGAKNSKHDLSSFFGNSGFQG; this comes from the exons ATGGGTCGACGACTACTTCACAGTGCAGTGATCCTTTGGCTGGTGCAGACAGTGTGTGCACACG GTTACGGTGCTGTATCTGGAGGTTCCACTGGACAAGGGCCACGACCTAACG gACACAATCCCCAGAATGGTGGAGGTGTAGGCAGAATGCTGATGCCATCAAAGG GTGTGGGTCACACGATGGGTCCACAGAATGGATATGGTGGATACCCTTCAAAAGGCACAG GTTATGGGCCAACAGCTGGAGTTTCAGGTCCAAATGGAGCCAAAGCAAACg GCTatggagcagcagctggtgtgGCACATGGCAGATCGATGAAAG GATATGGTGGTCAGGCTGGTCAAGGCCATGGACATCAAATGAAAGGCAACG GTTATGGTGCTCAAGCTGGTGGATTTGGTGGAAAAGCAACTAAAGGCCTTG GTTATGGTGGTGCAGGTGTTCTGGGTGGAAATGGAGCCAATG GTCACAGTGCTGCTGCAACAAAAG GTCAGGGAGCAGCAGCTGGTCAGCCCAGTGGCAATGGAGCGAGAGCAAATG GACAGGGAGGAGTTGGAGGTAAACCCATGAAGGGGTATGGTCGTCCATCTTATGGAGCAG TTTCAGGCCCAGGTGTGGGAGTGGGACCCTCCAGAGGTCTGGGAGTACCTCAGCTCACCAGGAACCAAGGGAGGG CATACAACAATAATGGTTATAATGGTTATGGAGCTCAGCCAATGGGAG GCTACAATGGTGGTTACGGTCATGCTGGTTCAAGTCTGGGACCTCGTTATGGAAATGGAGGAATGAAGGGACCAAAGCACG GTTCAAGTGGTGTAGCTGGAGTTCCCAATGGACATGGTGTGAAAACCAATG GTTATGCTGGAGCCAGAGCTTCTGTTGGACATGGAGCCATTCCAAACG GACACGGATACCCACATGGTGGCGCTACCAAGCCGGCAAATACAG GCTATGGCAGCTTTCCCAATGGTTATGGCAACAAACCTAAAG GATATGGAGCCTCCAGAGGAGGTGCGGTGAGACCCCAACCAG GTTTTGGAAATGGAGCTGTTCACTCTGGATATGGCGGTAAACCCAGTG GTCATGGAGTTAGAAATGGTGCTGTATTGGGTGGATATGGAG GAAACAGAGGAGGCTCAAAACCTCAAACTACCAAAGGAGTCGGGGCTCTGTTACCCAGCCAAGGTGCTAAAATACCCG GATATGGTGGTCCTGCTGGTGGACCCACTGGTCAGCTGGCCAAAGCAGCTAATGCTG GTTACGGCATGATGCCAAATGGGAAGAGTACAATGGGTGCAGGTGCTACCAATGGGAAAGGCCTAAAAGGTGgagttttctctcctgctcagCCAAGTGCAGCACCACAGGAGGCTGTTATCCTGCAGCAAGCAATGATTCAAGGCGCACTGTCTGGTCTGCCTGTCGCTCCTGAGATGACACAGGAGAAAAATCAAAAGCTGCCGTTTGCTCTGCCTCAAGGAAAAAGCTACAAACAGACACCGCTGAACCTTCAGGGTATACCAGAGCCAGCACCAGCATTCTCTCATGGAACTGACCCACTGGCTGCACTCGAATCCATACCAGAACCTGGTCTTATGGGCCCCCAGGGAAAGGGTCTGAAGTTGTCCACACCTGTATCTGCACCAGTGGTTCCCCAGAGTAatccagaaccagaaccagcaaGTAACCAAG GTTATGTGACTGGAAGCGCTGTGCCTGAGCAAATAGGCCCAGAGACAGACGTTGTGTTTGGTGTAGACAGCACCGCTGAGGCGGGTGTTTCCACTGAAAACATCAAAGCTGATCCTGAAACAGTGTCAGCGAACATCGCAGCGCGTCTCATACCTGAGGAGACACTGACTGTGGCTGTGCCTGAACCAAAGGAGACAGACATCCAGAGTCAGCCTGAGGCAGCGCCTCCTCACAGCCTCGGGGTCAATGGTCTCCATGCAGAACAAACTGGGGCAACTG AGAACAGGGAAGCTTCACTCTCCAAAGGACAAGGAGCTAAATCAGCTAAACCTG ACTGTGGACCATCAGGAATACCAAATGGACAATGGATGAAATTACCTGGACCAG ACTACAATGCAGGTGCTGGAGGATCCACTGGCATGCAGACCAAAG GATATGGTGCCAGTGCAGGAGGATTTTCAAATGGAGGAGGAGCTAAAGCAAACAAACCAG GTTATGGCACAGGAGGCTACGCTGTCCCTGGACTCAGCCATGGCTATGGAGCTG GTCTTAGATATGCTTATGCAGGAAACCCTAAACAGCCtg GTTACGGTCAAGGAGCATTCCTTGGAGCTGGATATGGAAATccatatggag GAAATGCAGATGTGGGCGAAGCATCTAAATCAG GCTTTGGAAATGGCTATATTGCTGGTGTTCAGCCTGACTATGCAA GTCTGGGTCAAGGTGTCCCCGCTGCTGATGCCCAGTCAG GTGTTGCTGCACAGGTCCCTTACAATGGAGCACCAATCGTTCCTGCAGGACTAGATG GCGCTAGCCAGTTTGAACTCCAGTCTGCCGGCCTTGTTCCAAATGGAAAATTGGGCGGCATGTATGgtg GAATGGGCGGTGTACCTTTTGGTGGTCAGACACTTGGAATGGGTGCAGAGAAGTCAAGTAAGAAATATG GCATTGGTGGTTTGCAATTTGGGGCACAACCCCTCACTCCAGGAACTCCTGGAGCCGGGAAGTATG GATATGGTGCAGGAGCATATGGACCCACAG GATATAACGGGTTCCCCAGCAATGGGCAGCTTCTGGGTCATGGCAGTACTGGTCATATACCTGGTAAATATG GTTATGGACAGATGCTTTATGAAGCTCAACAAGCTGGGCGGAGTCCTGAAGCCAAGTCTGCTGGCAAATATg gtCTGGCTGGTTCACCGTATCAGCCTGAAACTCTCGGACTTGGACAAACTGGACAGTTAGCGGGCGACTATG AAAACCAGGGACTGCATCACTCACAGCCTCTTGAATCTGCACCTGAAGCCACAGCTGGTGTAGAatatg ATGCAGCTGGTTTGCCATATGAGTCTCTGCCGTCTGAGCTCCATTCACCTGGAAAATCCTATG TGAAGAAACAGCTACTGACTCCAGCAGCTGCACGAGAAAGTGAGGGACTCTCTGTGGATAGATATG ATAACGTGGACTACATTAATGGACACGTGCAGCCCCAAG TTGTCGCATATCCTGCAGCTACCACTCCCAGCCCCACCCTGGTCTCTGCCCCCTCCCTCACCGATGACGCGGTGCCCAGAGTAGGTGTTGAAGACTTGCCCGGAAACACGGGCCCGGTCAACCTCAGCCTTGACTCCGCCCCCGCCACAGAGACGCAGGGCGTGGTTCAGGTGGCAGAAGAACCTGACGACCTGCTACAAGAGCAGCTTCCGAGGCAGATACACATTCAACAGCAGCTCAAGCTGCACTTTCACCCACAAG GAGCAAAGAACAGCAAACATGATCTGAGCAGTTTCTTTGGAAACAGTGGTTTTCAAG GTTAA
- the cmn gene encoding calymmin isoform X5, producing the protein MGRRLLHSAVILWLVQTVCAHGYGAVSGGSTGQGPRPNGHNPQNGGGVGRMLMPSKGVGHTMGPQNGYGGYPSKGTGYGPTAGVSGPNGAKANGYGAAAGVAHGRSMKGYGGQAGQGHGHQMKGNGYGAQAGGFGGKATKGLGYGGAGVLGGNGANGHSAAATKGQGAAAGQPSGNGARANGQGGVGGKPMKGYGRPSYGAVSGPGVGVGPSRGLGVPQLTRNQGRAYNNNGYNGYGAQPMGGYNGGYGHAGSSLGPRYGNGGMKGPKHGSSGVAGVPNGHGVKTNGYAGARASVGHGAIPNGHGYPHGGATKPANTGYGSFPNGYGNKPKGYGASRGGAVRPQPGFGNGAVHSGYGGHGVRNGAVLGGYGGNRGGSKPQTTKGVGALLPSQGAKIPGTGYGGPAGGPTGQLAKAANAGYGMMPNGKSTMGAGATNGKGLKGGVFSPAQPSAAPQEAVILQQAMIQGALSGLPVAPEMTQEKNQKLPFALPQGKSYKQTPLNLQGIPEPAPAFSHGTDPLAALESIPEPGLMGPQGKGLKLSTPVSAPVVPQSNPEPEPASNQGYVTGSAVPEQIGPETDVVFGVDSTAEAGVSTENIKADPETVSANIAARLIPEETLTVAVPEPKETDIQSQPEAAPPHSLGVNGLHAEQTGATENREASLSKGQGAKSAKPDCGPSGIPNGQWMKLPGPDYNAGAGGSTGMQTKGYGASAGGFSNGGGAKANKPGYGTGGYAVPGLSHGYGAGLRYAYAGNPKQPGYGQGAFLGAGYGNPYGGNADVGEASKSGFGNGYIAGVQPDYASLGQGVPAADAQSGVAAQVPYNGAPIVPAGLDGASQFELQSAGLVPNGKLGGMYGGMGGVPFGGQTLGMGAEKSSKKYGIGGLQFGAQPLTPGTPGAGKYGYGAGAYGPTGYNGFPSNGQLLGHGSTGHIPGKYGYGQMLYEAQQAGRSPEAKSAGKYGLAGSPYQPETLGLGQTGQLAGDYENQGLHHSQPLESAPEATAGVEYDAAGLPYESLPSELHSPGKSYVKKQLLTPAAARESEGLSVDRYDNVDYINGHVQPQVVAYPAATTPSPTLVSAPSLTDDAVPRVGVEDLPGNTGPVNLSLDSAPATETQGVVQVAEEPDDLLQEQLPRQIHIQQQLKLHFHPQGAKNSKHDLSSFFGNSGFQG; encoded by the exons ATGGGTCGACGACTACTTCACAGTGCAGTGATCCTTTGGCTGGTGCAGACAGTGTGTGCACACG GTTACGGTGCTGTATCTGGAGGTTCCACTGGACAAGGGCCACGACCTAACG gACACAATCCCCAGAATGGTGGAGGTGTAGGCAGAATGCTGATGCCATCAAAGG GTGTGGGTCACACGATGGGTCCACAGAATGGATATGGTGGATACCCTTCAAAAGGCACAG GTTATGGGCCAACAGCTGGAGTTTCAGGTCCAAATGGAGCCAAAGCAAACg GCTatggagcagcagctggtgtgGCACATGGCAGATCGATGAAAG GATATGGTGGTCAGGCTGGTCAAGGCCATGGACATCAAATGAAAGGCAACG GTTATGGTGCTCAAGCTGGTGGATTTGGTGGAAAAGCAACTAAAGGCCTTG GTTATGGTGGTGCAGGTGTTCTGGGTGGAAATGGAGCCAATG GTCACAGTGCTGCTGCAACAAAAG GTCAGGGAGCAGCAGCTGGTCAGCCCAGTGGCAATGGAGCGAGAGCAAATG GACAGGGAGGAGTTGGAGGTAAACCCATGAAGGGGTATGGTCGTCCATCTTATGGAGCAG TTTCAGGCCCAGGTGTGGGAGTGGGACCCTCCAGAGGTCTGGGAGTACCTCAGCTCACCAGGAACCAAGGGAGGG CATACAACAATAATGGTTATAATGGTTATGGAGCTCAGCCAATGGGAG GCTACAATGGTGGTTACGGTCATGCTGGTTCAAGTCTGGGACCTCGTTATGGAAATGGAGGAATGAAGGGACCAAAGCACG GTTCAAGTGGTGTAGCTGGAGTTCCCAATGGACATGGTGTGAAAACCAATG GTTATGCTGGAGCCAGAGCTTCTGTTGGACATGGAGCCATTCCAAACG GACACGGATACCCACATGGTGGCGCTACCAAGCCGGCAAATACAG GCTATGGCAGCTTTCCCAATGGTTATGGCAACAAACCTAAAG GATATGGAGCCTCCAGAGGAGGTGCGGTGAGACCCCAACCAG GTTTTGGAAATGGAGCTGTTCACTCTGGATATGGCG GTCATGGAGTTAGAAATGGTGCTGTATTGGGTGGATATGGAG GAAACAGAGGAGGCTCAAAACCTCAAACTACCAAAGGAGTCGGGGCTCTGTTACCCAGCCAAGGTGCTAAAATACCCGGTACTG GATATGGTGGTCCTGCTGGTGGACCCACTGGTCAGCTGGCCAAAGCAGCTAATGCTG GTTACGGCATGATGCCAAATGGGAAGAGTACAATGGGTGCAGGTGCTACCAATGGGAAAGGCCTAAAAGGTGgagttttctctcctgctcagCCAAGTGCAGCACCACAGGAGGCTGTTATCCTGCAGCAAGCAATGATTCAAGGCGCACTGTCTGGTCTGCCTGTCGCTCCTGAGATGACACAGGAGAAAAATCAAAAGCTGCCGTTTGCTCTGCCTCAAGGAAAAAGCTACAAACAGACACCGCTGAACCTTCAGGGTATACCAGAGCCAGCACCAGCATTCTCTCATGGAACTGACCCACTGGCTGCACTCGAATCCATACCAGAACCTGGTCTTATGGGCCCCCAGGGAAAGGGTCTGAAGTTGTCCACACCTGTATCTGCACCAGTGGTTCCCCAGAGTAatccagaaccagaaccagcaaGTAACCAAG GTTATGTGACTGGAAGCGCTGTGCCTGAGCAAATAGGCCCAGAGACAGACGTTGTGTTTGGTGTAGACAGCACCGCTGAGGCGGGTGTTTCCACTGAAAACATCAAAGCTGATCCTGAAACAGTGTCAGCGAACATCGCAGCGCGTCTCATACCTGAGGAGACACTGACTGTGGCTGTGCCTGAACCAAAGGAGACAGACATCCAGAGTCAGCCTGAGGCAGCGCCTCCTCACAGCCTCGGGGTCAATGGTCTCCATGCAGAACAAACTGGGGCAACTG AGAACAGGGAAGCTTCACTCTCCAAAGGACAAGGAGCTAAATCAGCTAAACCTG ACTGTGGACCATCAGGAATACCAAATGGACAATGGATGAAATTACCTGGACCAG ACTACAATGCAGGTGCTGGAGGATCCACTGGCATGCAGACCAAAG GATATGGTGCCAGTGCAGGAGGATTTTCAAATGGAGGAGGAGCTAAAGCAAACAAACCAG GTTATGGCACAGGAGGCTACGCTGTCCCTGGACTCAGCCATGGCTATGGAGCTG GTCTTAGATATGCTTATGCAGGAAACCCTAAACAGCCtg GTTACGGTCAAGGAGCATTCCTTGGAGCTGGATATGGAAATccatatggag GAAATGCAGATGTGGGCGAAGCATCTAAATCAG GCTTTGGAAATGGCTATATTGCTGGTGTTCAGCCTGACTATGCAA GTCTGGGTCAAGGTGTCCCCGCTGCTGATGCCCAGTCAG GTGTTGCTGCACAGGTCCCTTACAATGGAGCACCAATCGTTCCTGCAGGACTAGATG GCGCTAGCCAGTTTGAACTCCAGTCTGCCGGCCTTGTTCCAAATGGAAAATTGGGCGGCATGTATGgtg GAATGGGCGGTGTACCTTTTGGTGGTCAGACACTTGGAATGGGTGCAGAGAAGTCAAGTAAGAAATATG GCATTGGTGGTTTGCAATTTGGGGCACAACCCCTCACTCCAGGAACTCCTGGAGCCGGGAAGTATG GATATGGTGCAGGAGCATATGGACCCACAG GATATAACGGGTTCCCCAGCAATGGGCAGCTTCTGGGTCATGGCAGTACTGGTCATATACCTGGTAAATATG GTTATGGACAGATGCTTTATGAAGCTCAACAAGCTGGGCGGAGTCCTGAAGCCAAGTCTGCTGGCAAATATg gtCTGGCTGGTTCACCGTATCAGCCTGAAACTCTCGGACTTGGACAAACTGGACAGTTAGCGGGCGACTATG AAAACCAGGGACTGCATCACTCACAGCCTCTTGAATCTGCACCTGAAGCCACAGCTGGTGTAGAatatg ATGCAGCTGGTTTGCCATATGAGTCTCTGCCGTCTGAGCTCCATTCACCTGGAAAATCCTATG TGAAGAAACAGCTACTGACTCCAGCAGCTGCACGAGAAAGTGAGGGACTCTCTGTGGATAGATATG ATAACGTGGACTACATTAATGGACACGTGCAGCCCCAAG TTGTCGCATATCCTGCAGCTACCACTCCCAGCCCCACCCTGGTCTCTGCCCCCTCCCTCACCGATGACGCGGTGCCCAGAGTAGGTGTTGAAGACTTGCCCGGAAACACGGGCCCGGTCAACCTCAGCCTTGACTCCGCCCCCGCCACAGAGACGCAGGGCGTGGTTCAGGTGGCAGAAGAACCTGACGACCTGCTACAAGAGCAGCTTCCGAGGCAGATACACATTCAACAGCAGCTCAAGCTGCACTTTCACCCACAAG GAGCAAAGAACAGCAAACATGATCTGAGCAGTTTCTTTGGAAACAGTGGTTTTCAAG GTTAA